A genomic segment from Lemur catta isolate mLemCat1 chromosome 9, mLemCat1.pri, whole genome shotgun sequence encodes:
- the ZNF7 gene encoding zinc finger protein 7 isoform X5, whose translation MEVVTFGDVAVHFSREEWQCLDPGQRALYREVMLENHSSVAGLAGFLVFKPELISRLEQGQEPWVLDLQGVEGTEASRTSQTDYIIRTGSEQACEDMDILKSESPRKMVKPPPQDFPQSLGFGDISDSEFWSESHLSSPGVRVMGSVFQRNCLNEQTVAHKTLTKDSVPGHKELGASGLDCQSEKSQRERTEGTLQRCEVCGKGFKSTSDTTLHWEINTQKKRNRCHECQKRLPDCLSPSNCHGEKPYECVECGKVFRLCSQLNQHQRIHTGEKPFKCIECGKAFRLSSKLIQHQRIHTGEKPYRCEECGKAFGQSSSLIHHQRIHTGERPYGCRECGKAFSQQSQLVRHQRTHTGERPYSCKECGKAFSQSSTLAQHQRMHAGEKSQILRASDSSSLVAHQRIHAVEKPFKCDECGKAFRWISRLSQHQLIHTGEKPYKCNKCTKAFGCSSRLIRHQRTHTGEKPFKCDECGKGFVQGSHLIQHQRIHTGEKPYVCNDCGKAFSQSSSLIYHQRIHKGEKPYECLQCGKAFSMSTQLTIHQRVHTGERPYKCNECGKAFSQNSTLFQHQIIHAGVKPYECNECGKAFSRSSYLIEHQRIHTRAQWYYEYGNTLEGSNFVSRKKVNTIKKLHQCDDCEKIFRWRSHLIIHQRIHTGEKPYKCNDCGKAFNRSSRLTQHQKIHMG comes from the exons CAGGATTCCTGGTCTTCAAGCCTGAGCTCATCTCCCGGCTGGAGCAGGGACAGGAGCCGTGGGTCCTCGACCTGCAGGGagtggaggggacagaggcaTCAAGGACCTCTCAGACAG ATTATATAATTAGGACTGGCAGTGAACAGGCCTGTGAGGACATGGACATTCTAAAATCAGAATCTCCCAGGAAGATGGTCAAACCCCCCCCCCAGGATTTTCCTCAGAGTCTTGGCTTTGGAGACATTTCTGATTCTGAGTTCTGGTCAGAGAGTCATCTGAGCAGTCCTGGGGTGAGAGTGATGGGCTCTGTCTTCCAGAGAAACTGTTTGAATGAGCAGACTGTAGCTCATAAGACCCTCACCAAGGACAGTGTCCCGGGACATAAGGAGCTGGGGGCCAGTGGCCTGGATTGCCAGTCTGAaaaaagtcagagagagagaacagaagggaCTCTCCAGAGATGTGAGGTTTGTGGCAAAGGTTTCAAGTCCACTTCAGATACGACTCTACATTGGGAAATTAATACTCAGAAGAAACGTAACAGATGTCACGAATGCCAAAAAAGATTACCTGACTGCTTGAGTCCAAGTAACTGCCATGGAGAAAAGCCGTATGAATGTGTGGAGTGTGGGAAGGTCTTCAGGCTATGCTCACAGCTTAATCAgcatcagagaatccacactggagagaagccatTTAAATGCATTGAGTGTGGAAAAGCCTTCCGCCTGAGCTCAAAACTTATTCAAcatcaaagaattcatactggagagaagccaTACAGATGTGAGGAGTGTGGGAAAGCTTTTGGTCAGAGCTCAAGCCTCATCCACCATCAGAGAATCCATACAGGAGAGAGGCCCTATGGTTGTCGTGAgtgtgggaaagctttcagtcaGCAGTCACAGCTGGTCAGACACCAgagaactcacactggagagaggccCTACTCGTGCAaagaatgtgggaaggccttcagcCAGAGTTCAACTCTCGCTCAGCATCAGAGGATGCACGCTGGGGAGAAATCTCAAATCCTCCGAGCCTCAGATAGCTCAAGCCTTGTTGCACATCAGAGAATTCATGCTGTAGAGAAACCATTTAAGTGTGATGAGTGTGGGAAAGCTTTTAGGTGGATCTCTCGTCTTAGTCAGCATCAGCTAATTCACACTGGGGAAAAACCCTATAAATGCAACAAGTGTACAAAAGCTTTTGGGTGTAGCTCCCGGCTTATTCGCCATCAgagaactcacactggagagaaaccatttAAATGTGATGAGTGTGGAAAAGGCTTTGTTCAAGGCTCACACCTTATTCAGCATCAgcgaattcatactggagagaaaccttacgtGTGTAATGACTGTGGAAAAGCCTTTAGCCAGAGCTCCAGCCTTATTTACCATCAGAGAATTCATAAGGGAGAGAAGCCCTATGAATGCCTCCAGTGTGGAAAAGCTTTCAGTATGAGCACACAACTTACAATACACCAAAGGGtgcacactggagagaggccctacaaatgtaatgaatgtgggaaagccttcagccaAAACTCCACCCTTTTCCAACACCAGATAATTCATGCAGGTGTGAAGCCCTATgagtgtaatgaatgtggaaaagcctttagtCGGAGCTCATATCTTATTGAACACCAGCGTATACACACTAGAGCCCAGTGGTATTATGAATATGGGAATACTCTGGAAGGTTCCAACTTTGTGAGCCGGAAAAAAGTTAATACTATAAAGAAACTGCATCAATGTGatgactgtgagaaaatattcagGTGGCGCTCACATCTAATtatacatcagagaattcacactggagagaagccttaTAAATGTAATGactgtggcaaagcttttaatcGGAGCTCTAGGCTTACTCAGCATCAGAAAATCCACATGGGATAG
- the ZNF7 gene encoding zinc finger protein 7 isoform X3, protein MGWRENGAGTQGSLGCWCVSFQEVVTFGDVAVHFSREEWQCLDPGQRALYREVMLENHSSVAGLAGFLVFKPELISRLEQGQEPWVLDLQGVEGTEASRTSQTDYIIRTGSEQACEDMDILKSESPRKMVKPPPQDFPQSLGFGDISDSEFWSESHLSSPGVRVMGSVFQRNCLNEQTVAHKTLTKDSVPGHKELGASGLDCQSEKSQRERTEGTLQRCEVCGKGFKSTSDTTLHWEINTQKKRNRCHECQKRLPDCLSPSNCHGEKPYECVECGKVFRLCSQLNQHQRIHTGEKPFKCIECGKAFRLSSKLIQHQRIHTGEKPYRCEECGKAFGQSSSLIHHQRIHTGERPYGCRECGKAFSQQSQLVRHQRTHTGERPYSCKECGKAFSQSSTLAQHQRMHAGEKSQILRASDSSSLVAHQRIHAVEKPFKCDECGKAFRWISRLSQHQLIHTGEKPYKCNKCTKAFGCSSRLIRHQRTHTGEKPFKCDECGKGFVQGSHLIQHQRIHTGEKPYVCNDCGKAFSQSSSLIYHQRIHKGEKPYECLQCGKAFSMSTQLTIHQRVHTGERPYKCNECGKAFSQNSTLFQHQIIHAGVKPYECNECGKAFSRSSYLIEHQRIHTRAQWYYEYGNTLEGSNFVSRKKVNTIKKLHQCDDCEKIFRWRSHLIIHQRIHTGEKPYKCNDCGKAFNRSSRLTQHQKIHMG, encoded by the exons CAGGATTCCTGGTCTTCAAGCCTGAGCTCATCTCCCGGCTGGAGCAGGGACAGGAGCCGTGGGTCCTCGACCTGCAGGGagtggaggggacagaggcaTCAAGGACCTCTCAGACAG ATTATATAATTAGGACTGGCAGTGAACAGGCCTGTGAGGACATGGACATTCTAAAATCAGAATCTCCCAGGAAGATGGTCAAACCCCCCCCCCAGGATTTTCCTCAGAGTCTTGGCTTTGGAGACATTTCTGATTCTGAGTTCTGGTCAGAGAGTCATCTGAGCAGTCCTGGGGTGAGAGTGATGGGCTCTGTCTTCCAGAGAAACTGTTTGAATGAGCAGACTGTAGCTCATAAGACCCTCACCAAGGACAGTGTCCCGGGACATAAGGAGCTGGGGGCCAGTGGCCTGGATTGCCAGTCTGAaaaaagtcagagagagagaacagaagggaCTCTCCAGAGATGTGAGGTTTGTGGCAAAGGTTTCAAGTCCACTTCAGATACGACTCTACATTGGGAAATTAATACTCAGAAGAAACGTAACAGATGTCACGAATGCCAAAAAAGATTACCTGACTGCTTGAGTCCAAGTAACTGCCATGGAGAAAAGCCGTATGAATGTGTGGAGTGTGGGAAGGTCTTCAGGCTATGCTCACAGCTTAATCAgcatcagagaatccacactggagagaagccatTTAAATGCATTGAGTGTGGAAAAGCCTTCCGCCTGAGCTCAAAACTTATTCAAcatcaaagaattcatactggagagaagccaTACAGATGTGAGGAGTGTGGGAAAGCTTTTGGTCAGAGCTCAAGCCTCATCCACCATCAGAGAATCCATACAGGAGAGAGGCCCTATGGTTGTCGTGAgtgtgggaaagctttcagtcaGCAGTCACAGCTGGTCAGACACCAgagaactcacactggagagaggccCTACTCGTGCAaagaatgtgggaaggccttcagcCAGAGTTCAACTCTCGCTCAGCATCAGAGGATGCACGCTGGGGAGAAATCTCAAATCCTCCGAGCCTCAGATAGCTCAAGCCTTGTTGCACATCAGAGAATTCATGCTGTAGAGAAACCATTTAAGTGTGATGAGTGTGGGAAAGCTTTTAGGTGGATCTCTCGTCTTAGTCAGCATCAGCTAATTCACACTGGGGAAAAACCCTATAAATGCAACAAGTGTACAAAAGCTTTTGGGTGTAGCTCCCGGCTTATTCGCCATCAgagaactcacactggagagaaaccatttAAATGTGATGAGTGTGGAAAAGGCTTTGTTCAAGGCTCACACCTTATTCAGCATCAgcgaattcatactggagagaaaccttacgtGTGTAATGACTGTGGAAAAGCCTTTAGCCAGAGCTCCAGCCTTATTTACCATCAGAGAATTCATAAGGGAGAGAAGCCCTATGAATGCCTCCAGTGTGGAAAAGCTTTCAGTATGAGCACACAACTTACAATACACCAAAGGGtgcacactggagagaggccctacaaatgtaatgaatgtgggaaagccttcagccaAAACTCCACCCTTTTCCAACACCAGATAATTCATGCAGGTGTGAAGCCCTATgagtgtaatgaatgtggaaaagcctttagtCGGAGCTCATATCTTATTGAACACCAGCGTATACACACTAGAGCCCAGTGGTATTATGAATATGGGAATACTCTGGAAGGTTCCAACTTTGTGAGCCGGAAAAAAGTTAATACTATAAAGAAACTGCATCAATGTGatgactgtgagaaaatattcagGTGGCGCTCACATCTAATtatacatcagagaattcacactggagagaagccttaTAAATGTAATGactgtggcaaagcttttaatcGGAGCTCTAGGCTTACTCAGCATCAGAAAATCCACATGGGATAG
- the ZNF7 gene encoding zinc finger protein 7 isoform X4, with translation MGSLGCWCVSFQEVVTFGDVAVHFSREEWQCLDPGQRALYREVMLENHSSVAGLAGFLVFKPELISRLEQGQEPWVLDLQGVEGTEASRTSQTDYIIRTGSEQACEDMDILKSESPRKMVKPPPQDFPQSLGFGDISDSEFWSESHLSSPGVRVMGSVFQRNCLNEQTVAHKTLTKDSVPGHKELGASGLDCQSEKSQRERTEGTLQRCEVCGKGFKSTSDTTLHWEINTQKKRNRCHECQKRLPDCLSPSNCHGEKPYECVECGKVFRLCSQLNQHQRIHTGEKPFKCIECGKAFRLSSKLIQHQRIHTGEKPYRCEECGKAFGQSSSLIHHQRIHTGERPYGCRECGKAFSQQSQLVRHQRTHTGERPYSCKECGKAFSQSSTLAQHQRMHAGEKSQILRASDSSSLVAHQRIHAVEKPFKCDECGKAFRWISRLSQHQLIHTGEKPYKCNKCTKAFGCSSRLIRHQRTHTGEKPFKCDECGKGFVQGSHLIQHQRIHTGEKPYVCNDCGKAFSQSSSLIYHQRIHKGEKPYECLQCGKAFSMSTQLTIHQRVHTGERPYKCNECGKAFSQNSTLFQHQIIHAGVKPYECNECGKAFSRSSYLIEHQRIHTRAQWYYEYGNTLEGSNFVSRKKVNTIKKLHQCDDCEKIFRWRSHLIIHQRIHTGEKPYKCNDCGKAFNRSSRLTQHQKIHMG, from the exons CAGGATTCCTGGTCTTCAAGCCTGAGCTCATCTCCCGGCTGGAGCAGGGACAGGAGCCGTGGGTCCTCGACCTGCAGGGagtggaggggacagaggcaTCAAGGACCTCTCAGACAG ATTATATAATTAGGACTGGCAGTGAACAGGCCTGTGAGGACATGGACATTCTAAAATCAGAATCTCCCAGGAAGATGGTCAAACCCCCCCCCCAGGATTTTCCTCAGAGTCTTGGCTTTGGAGACATTTCTGATTCTGAGTTCTGGTCAGAGAGTCATCTGAGCAGTCCTGGGGTGAGAGTGATGGGCTCTGTCTTCCAGAGAAACTGTTTGAATGAGCAGACTGTAGCTCATAAGACCCTCACCAAGGACAGTGTCCCGGGACATAAGGAGCTGGGGGCCAGTGGCCTGGATTGCCAGTCTGAaaaaagtcagagagagagaacagaagggaCTCTCCAGAGATGTGAGGTTTGTGGCAAAGGTTTCAAGTCCACTTCAGATACGACTCTACATTGGGAAATTAATACTCAGAAGAAACGTAACAGATGTCACGAATGCCAAAAAAGATTACCTGACTGCTTGAGTCCAAGTAACTGCCATGGAGAAAAGCCGTATGAATGTGTGGAGTGTGGGAAGGTCTTCAGGCTATGCTCACAGCTTAATCAgcatcagagaatccacactggagagaagccatTTAAATGCATTGAGTGTGGAAAAGCCTTCCGCCTGAGCTCAAAACTTATTCAAcatcaaagaattcatactggagagaagccaTACAGATGTGAGGAGTGTGGGAAAGCTTTTGGTCAGAGCTCAAGCCTCATCCACCATCAGAGAATCCATACAGGAGAGAGGCCCTATGGTTGTCGTGAgtgtgggaaagctttcagtcaGCAGTCACAGCTGGTCAGACACCAgagaactcacactggagagaggccCTACTCGTGCAaagaatgtgggaaggccttcagcCAGAGTTCAACTCTCGCTCAGCATCAGAGGATGCACGCTGGGGAGAAATCTCAAATCCTCCGAGCCTCAGATAGCTCAAGCCTTGTTGCACATCAGAGAATTCATGCTGTAGAGAAACCATTTAAGTGTGATGAGTGTGGGAAAGCTTTTAGGTGGATCTCTCGTCTTAGTCAGCATCAGCTAATTCACACTGGGGAAAAACCCTATAAATGCAACAAGTGTACAAAAGCTTTTGGGTGTAGCTCCCGGCTTATTCGCCATCAgagaactcacactggagagaaaccatttAAATGTGATGAGTGTGGAAAAGGCTTTGTTCAAGGCTCACACCTTATTCAGCATCAgcgaattcatactggagagaaaccttacgtGTGTAATGACTGTGGAAAAGCCTTTAGCCAGAGCTCCAGCCTTATTTACCATCAGAGAATTCATAAGGGAGAGAAGCCCTATGAATGCCTCCAGTGTGGAAAAGCTTTCAGTATGAGCACACAACTTACAATACACCAAAGGGtgcacactggagagaggccctacaaatgtaatgaatgtgggaaagccttcagccaAAACTCCACCCTTTTCCAACACCAGATAATTCATGCAGGTGTGAAGCCCTATgagtgtaatgaatgtggaaaagcctttagtCGGAGCTCATATCTTATTGAACACCAGCGTATACACACTAGAGCCCAGTGGTATTATGAATATGGGAATACTCTGGAAGGTTCCAACTTTGTGAGCCGGAAAAAAGTTAATACTATAAAGAAACTGCATCAATGTGatgactgtgagaaaatattcagGTGGCGCTCACATCTAATtatacatcagagaattcacactggagagaagccttaTAAATGTAATGactgtggcaaagcttttaatcGGAGCTCTAGGCTTACTCAGCATCAGAAAATCCACATGGGATAG
- the ZNF7 gene encoding zinc finger protein 7 isoform X2, whose amino-acid sequence MLGVIGSVEVSQPGRVDAHSPSLMEVVTFGDVAVHFSREEWQCLDPGQRALYREVMLENHSSVAGLAGFLVFKPELISRLEQGQEPWVLDLQGVEGTEASRTSQTDYIIRTGSEQACEDMDILKSESPRKMVKPPPQDFPQSLGFGDISDSEFWSESHLSSPGVRVMGSVFQRNCLNEQTVAHKTLTKDSVPGHKELGASGLDCQSEKSQRERTEGTLQRCEVCGKGFKSTSDTTLHWEINTQKKRNRCHECQKRLPDCLSPSNCHGEKPYECVECGKVFRLCSQLNQHQRIHTGEKPFKCIECGKAFRLSSKLIQHQRIHTGEKPYRCEECGKAFGQSSSLIHHQRIHTGERPYGCRECGKAFSQQSQLVRHQRTHTGERPYSCKECGKAFSQSSTLAQHQRMHAGEKSQILRASDSSSLVAHQRIHAVEKPFKCDECGKAFRWISRLSQHQLIHTGEKPYKCNKCTKAFGCSSRLIRHQRTHTGEKPFKCDECGKGFVQGSHLIQHQRIHTGEKPYVCNDCGKAFSQSSSLIYHQRIHKGEKPYECLQCGKAFSMSTQLTIHQRVHTGERPYKCNECGKAFSQNSTLFQHQIIHAGVKPYECNECGKAFSRSSYLIEHQRIHTRAQWYYEYGNTLEGSNFVSRKKVNTIKKLHQCDDCEKIFRWRSHLIIHQRIHTGEKPYKCNDCGKAFNRSSRLTQHQKIHMG is encoded by the exons CAGGATTCCTGGTCTTCAAGCCTGAGCTCATCTCCCGGCTGGAGCAGGGACAGGAGCCGTGGGTCCTCGACCTGCAGGGagtggaggggacagaggcaTCAAGGACCTCTCAGACAG ATTATATAATTAGGACTGGCAGTGAACAGGCCTGTGAGGACATGGACATTCTAAAATCAGAATCTCCCAGGAAGATGGTCAAACCCCCCCCCCAGGATTTTCCTCAGAGTCTTGGCTTTGGAGACATTTCTGATTCTGAGTTCTGGTCAGAGAGTCATCTGAGCAGTCCTGGGGTGAGAGTGATGGGCTCTGTCTTCCAGAGAAACTGTTTGAATGAGCAGACTGTAGCTCATAAGACCCTCACCAAGGACAGTGTCCCGGGACATAAGGAGCTGGGGGCCAGTGGCCTGGATTGCCAGTCTGAaaaaagtcagagagagagaacagaagggaCTCTCCAGAGATGTGAGGTTTGTGGCAAAGGTTTCAAGTCCACTTCAGATACGACTCTACATTGGGAAATTAATACTCAGAAGAAACGTAACAGATGTCACGAATGCCAAAAAAGATTACCTGACTGCTTGAGTCCAAGTAACTGCCATGGAGAAAAGCCGTATGAATGTGTGGAGTGTGGGAAGGTCTTCAGGCTATGCTCACAGCTTAATCAgcatcagagaatccacactggagagaagccatTTAAATGCATTGAGTGTGGAAAAGCCTTCCGCCTGAGCTCAAAACTTATTCAAcatcaaagaattcatactggagagaagccaTACAGATGTGAGGAGTGTGGGAAAGCTTTTGGTCAGAGCTCAAGCCTCATCCACCATCAGAGAATCCATACAGGAGAGAGGCCCTATGGTTGTCGTGAgtgtgggaaagctttcagtcaGCAGTCACAGCTGGTCAGACACCAgagaactcacactggagagaggccCTACTCGTGCAaagaatgtgggaaggccttcagcCAGAGTTCAACTCTCGCTCAGCATCAGAGGATGCACGCTGGGGAGAAATCTCAAATCCTCCGAGCCTCAGATAGCTCAAGCCTTGTTGCACATCAGAGAATTCATGCTGTAGAGAAACCATTTAAGTGTGATGAGTGTGGGAAAGCTTTTAGGTGGATCTCTCGTCTTAGTCAGCATCAGCTAATTCACACTGGGGAAAAACCCTATAAATGCAACAAGTGTACAAAAGCTTTTGGGTGTAGCTCCCGGCTTATTCGCCATCAgagaactcacactggagagaaaccatttAAATGTGATGAGTGTGGAAAAGGCTTTGTTCAAGGCTCACACCTTATTCAGCATCAgcgaattcatactggagagaaaccttacgtGTGTAATGACTGTGGAAAAGCCTTTAGCCAGAGCTCCAGCCTTATTTACCATCAGAGAATTCATAAGGGAGAGAAGCCCTATGAATGCCTCCAGTGTGGAAAAGCTTTCAGTATGAGCACACAACTTACAATACACCAAAGGGtgcacactggagagaggccctacaaatgtaatgaatgtgggaaagccttcagccaAAACTCCACCCTTTTCCAACACCAGATAATTCATGCAGGTGTGAAGCCCTATgagtgtaatgaatgtggaaaagcctttagtCGGAGCTCATATCTTATTGAACACCAGCGTATACACACTAGAGCCCAGTGGTATTATGAATATGGGAATACTCTGGAAGGTTCCAACTTTGTGAGCCGGAAAAAAGTTAATACTATAAAGAAACTGCATCAATGTGatgactgtgagaaaatattcagGTGGCGCTCACATCTAATtatacatcagagaattcacactggagagaagccttaTAAATGTAATGactgtggcaaagcttttaatcGGAGCTCTAGGCTTACTCAGCATCAGAAAATCCACATGGGATAG
- the ZNF7 gene encoding zinc finger protein 7 isoform X7: MDILKSESPRKMVKPPPQDFPQSLGFGDISDSEFWSESHLSSPGVRVMGSVFQRNCLNEQTVAHKTLTKDSVPGHKELGASGLDCQSEKSQRERTEGTLQRCEVCGKGFKSTSDTTLHWEINTQKKRNRCHECQKRLPDCLSPSNCHGEKPYECVECGKVFRLCSQLNQHQRIHTGEKPFKCIECGKAFRLSSKLIQHQRIHTGEKPYRCEECGKAFGQSSSLIHHQRIHTGERPYGCRECGKAFSQQSQLVRHQRTHTGERPYSCKECGKAFSQSSTLAQHQRMHAGEKSQILRASDSSSLVAHQRIHAVEKPFKCDECGKAFRWISRLSQHQLIHTGEKPYKCNKCTKAFGCSSRLIRHQRTHTGEKPFKCDECGKGFVQGSHLIQHQRIHTGEKPYVCNDCGKAFSQSSSLIYHQRIHKGEKPYECLQCGKAFSMSTQLTIHQRVHTGERPYKCNECGKAFSQNSTLFQHQIIHAGVKPYECNECGKAFSRSSYLIEHQRIHTRAQWYYEYGNTLEGSNFVSRKKVNTIKKLHQCDDCEKIFRWRSHLIIHQRIHTGEKPYKCNDCGKAFNRSSRLTQHQKIHMG; this comes from the coding sequence ATGGACATTCTAAAATCAGAATCTCCCAGGAAGATGGTCAAACCCCCCCCCCAGGATTTTCCTCAGAGTCTTGGCTTTGGAGACATTTCTGATTCTGAGTTCTGGTCAGAGAGTCATCTGAGCAGTCCTGGGGTGAGAGTGATGGGCTCTGTCTTCCAGAGAAACTGTTTGAATGAGCAGACTGTAGCTCATAAGACCCTCACCAAGGACAGTGTCCCGGGACATAAGGAGCTGGGGGCCAGTGGCCTGGATTGCCAGTCTGAaaaaagtcagagagagagaacagaagggaCTCTCCAGAGATGTGAGGTTTGTGGCAAAGGTTTCAAGTCCACTTCAGATACGACTCTACATTGGGAAATTAATACTCAGAAGAAACGTAACAGATGTCACGAATGCCAAAAAAGATTACCTGACTGCTTGAGTCCAAGTAACTGCCATGGAGAAAAGCCGTATGAATGTGTGGAGTGTGGGAAGGTCTTCAGGCTATGCTCACAGCTTAATCAgcatcagagaatccacactggagagaagccatTTAAATGCATTGAGTGTGGAAAAGCCTTCCGCCTGAGCTCAAAACTTATTCAAcatcaaagaattcatactggagagaagccaTACAGATGTGAGGAGTGTGGGAAAGCTTTTGGTCAGAGCTCAAGCCTCATCCACCATCAGAGAATCCATACAGGAGAGAGGCCCTATGGTTGTCGTGAgtgtgggaaagctttcagtcaGCAGTCACAGCTGGTCAGACACCAgagaactcacactggagagaggccCTACTCGTGCAaagaatgtgggaaggccttcagcCAGAGTTCAACTCTCGCTCAGCATCAGAGGATGCACGCTGGGGAGAAATCTCAAATCCTCCGAGCCTCAGATAGCTCAAGCCTTGTTGCACATCAGAGAATTCATGCTGTAGAGAAACCATTTAAGTGTGATGAGTGTGGGAAAGCTTTTAGGTGGATCTCTCGTCTTAGTCAGCATCAGCTAATTCACACTGGGGAAAAACCCTATAAATGCAACAAGTGTACAAAAGCTTTTGGGTGTAGCTCCCGGCTTATTCGCCATCAgagaactcacactggagagaaaccatttAAATGTGATGAGTGTGGAAAAGGCTTTGTTCAAGGCTCACACCTTATTCAGCATCAgcgaattcatactggagagaaaccttacgtGTGTAATGACTGTGGAAAAGCCTTTAGCCAGAGCTCCAGCCTTATTTACCATCAGAGAATTCATAAGGGAGAGAAGCCCTATGAATGCCTCCAGTGTGGAAAAGCTTTCAGTATGAGCACACAACTTACAATACACCAAAGGGtgcacactggagagaggccctacaaatgtaatgaatgtgggaaagccttcagccaAAACTCCACCCTTTTCCAACACCAGATAATTCATGCAGGTGTGAAGCCCTATgagtgtaatgaatgtggaaaagcctttagtCGGAGCTCATATCTTATTGAACACCAGCGTATACACACTAGAGCCCAGTGGTATTATGAATATGGGAATACTCTGGAAGGTTCCAACTTTGTGAGCCGGAAAAAAGTTAATACTATAAAGAAACTGCATCAATGTGatgactgtgagaaaatattcagGTGGCGCTCACATCTAATtatacatcagagaattcacactggagagaagccttaTAAATGTAATGactgtggcaaagcttttaatcGGAGCTCTAGGCTTACTCAGCATCAGAAAATCCACATGGGATAG